TGATTTGCGAGAGCATGCTGTCGCCGTATTTCGCGCGCGATGCGCCGCGGATCACGAACTCGTCGCCGTCGCTGCCGTCGTTGAGGACCGCGAGGGTGTTGCGGCCGCGCACGCGGCCGCCGCCGGCAAAGGCGCTGGCCGCGGCGAGGACCAGCGCAAGCGCGAGCGCGCCGAAGATCAGCGCGACACCGAACGAACTGATGCCGCTGGCGACGGCGCCGGGCATGGCGCTGGCGGCGACGGCGGCATTGGCCGCGACGGTTTTGCCCGTCTGCTGCGTGCGGATGGCATCCTGCGTCGCCGAGATGCCGACCATGCCGGTCTTGATGAGGGCGGTGTTCATCACCCATTGAATCCCCATTTGGACAAGCGTATCCAACAACTGCCGAAAGACGGTATCGCCCAGGGCAAGGAGCGCATCGCCAAACTGCCCGGTGCCGGCCGCCCAGTTGTAGATCTCGTCGGTGATGCCCCGCGCGGTGTCGAGGAGTGTGCCGCTGGTAAAGTCGGCGAATTGATTACCGACCGTGCCGAGCTGCGAGGAGTAGTTGAGCAGGCCGGCCTCGACGCCCTCGCCCGCGGTGAGTCCCGAGCCGTCGAAGGTTTTGGTGTAATTATCCCGAGCCTTATCGATGTCACGCTTTTCAGTCGGCACGCCTCCTCCAAGGCGTTGAATCTCGCGCACGAGGGCGTCGATTCTGGCCTCGAGTGCGGCGCGCTCGGAGTCGCTGAGCTCGCCCGATTCGAGCATCTCCGCACGCCGGTCGATCATCTCGGAAAGAAGCCTGCCCTCCTCGGCGATGAGTTTGTTGAGCTCCTCCTGGCGCTGAATGCGCGTGAGATCGGGATTGGAGGCGACGATCTCCTTGTTGTGGCGGATTTGGGCGAGTGCGGACTGCTCCTCGATGTCGGCAACCTTCGCAGTTTCGTCGGCGAGTTGTTTTGTGGTGGTGACGCGTCTATCGCCGGCTTGGGCCTTGGCCCGCTCATCGGCGGTTTCTTTTTCGATCTCGGCGACCTTGAGGTCGACATCCTTGAACTGCTGGAGGCGCTGACTGGCGGCGTCGAGGCCGGAGGCGGTTTTTTGCGCGCCGGCCTCGGCGGCGGCGAGGTTACTCCCGAGCGTGGCCATGGCGCGGGCGCGGTTTTCCTCAATGGTCTTGAGCTCGCTTTCCTGGGCGATCTGGCGGTTGAGCGAGTCGATTTGTTTTTGGAGTTCGACGCCTTTTTGGAAGTCGCCGGGCGCGGAGGGATTTTCTTCGTCCTCGGGCGCGGCGACGCCCATGCCGCGAAGCATGGCCGGGCTGGATGCCGCCTGAGCCTGAAGGTCCCTGATTGCGGCCTTGAGCGTGTCGACTTTGGCGGTGTCGATCCAGGCGTCCTTGGGTTTTTCCCTGGCCGCGGCGAGGGCGGTTTGCGCGACCTCCAATTCACGATCGGCGAGGGTCTTGGCCTCCTCGGCAAGTCGTTTTTGGTCGGCAAGGAGCTTTGCCTTGTCCGCCAGAGTGAGGGCCTCGAGGTCGGCGATGAGCTGCTGCTCCTTGATGATTTTCTGCTCGGGCGACAGGGAACTGTCGTTGCGGATTTTCACCTGAGCGAGCGCGAGTTCGGCGCGGCGGATTCTCTGCGTGGCCTCGAACTGTCGCTCGAGGGCGGCGCCGGCCTCGTCGTAGAATCGCATCGCCTCGGTGAGCGCGGTGGCGAATGCGCTGGCGCTGGCCTTGGCGAGATCGTCGGCGCTTTCCCTGGCGCGGTCGAGCGACCAGGCAAATTCGTCGGCGGCGCGGGCGGCCTCCGCGGCCAGACCAGCCTGCCAGATGGAATACAGTTTCATGCCGACGGCGGTGACGGCGGCGAGGGCCAGGCCGAGCGGCCCCATCATGGAAACGAAGACGCCGCGCACGGCGTTGACGGCACCGACGACATTGCCTGAGAGCACGCCGGCCAGGAGCATGTTGGCGCGCTGGAGGTTCTCGGTTTTGAGCGTGGCCTGACCCAGCCCGGTCCCCATGCCCATCGCCGACTTCGTGCCGGCGTCGGCCAGTTGCTTGAGGTTTGCAAGCTCCGTGTTGGTCTTCTGCAAGGCGGCCAGATCGCCTTTCACCCTGGCGAGCTCCGCATTCAGGTTCACCACTGCTTTCGCGCTCTCGGTCGCCTCGACCTTGGTCTTCTGCAGCTCCTCACGCGCGCGATTGGCCCCGGCGAGCTCGTCGCGGATTTTGATGAGGATTTCGAGCGTGGTGTTGTCGTCGGCCATTGTATAATCAGCTAAAGCGCGCTTGGATTATTTTATCCATCACGGTGTCGAAGCGGGCGGCGGCTTCATCGTCACCGACATCGGGGGAGCGTCGAAGGCTGTCGCGGTATTCGCTGGCGGCGGCGGCGGCACCTTTGAGACCAAAGGCGCAGGCGGCGGCGTGGTAGGCGGAGTCGAGATGCCGGAGGGCGCGGAGGCGCCCGGCGGCGGCGTGCTGGTCGAGGGCGAGGGTGAGCTGGTCGAGGCTCCAGTCGCGCCAGATCTCGGCGTAGGTGCGGCCGAGGAGGGCGACGCCGGCAGCGACGAGAGCACCGAGCCCACCAGATGCTTCACCATTTTCTCCATCGCCTCCTGCATCATCGACGCCTGGAAGGCGTAGAGCCGCTTGAGCATGCCTTCCAAACTGCCGATCGTATTTTTCCTGCGCTCGATCTGACCAAGCGCGATAGGAAAATTTAGCTCGTCGGCGACGGCAAGCAGCGCGATCTGCCCCGCGATTGTATATATGTCGGCCGCGTGCTTTCCCTTGTATTTATTATCCCAGTGCGCGGATTTCCCGAGGCAGAGCTCGATGCGCTCCTGCTCTTTGCCAGCGAGCATGAGCTCGACGTAGGTCTCGGCAAAGCGCAGAGGGAGCTGGCGCACGAAAACACGCTCGGCGGGGGCGTTGTTGCGAAGGGCGAGGACGCGGCGGCCGCCGCACGCGGTATCGAGGTCGCGCTCGGCCTTGGATTTTTTGGGTGGTCTGTCAGGCATCGGGGGAAAATTACGAATTACGAATGAGGGGAGGCGCTGCCGCGCCGTTTTCGCCGCGGCAGCGCCGGTGATCTTCTTGTTACTTGCCACTTCGCCGCCGTCAGGCGGGGACGACCTGGACCACGCAGGGCGTGGTGACGAGGGTGCCGCTCGCGCTGGCGACTTCGCAGACGTAGCCGCCGGCGTCGGTCTCGGCGGCCTCGGCCACGGTGTAGGCCGCGGCGGTGGCGCCCGCGATGGCCACGCCGTTTTTCTTCCATTGGTAACCGGTGGGCGCGGACCCGCTGGTGGTCACGGTGAGGGTGAGCGGGGCGCCTTCGTTCACGCTGAGCGAGGCCGGCGGTTGCGTGGCAATGGTGGTGCCGGCAGTGACATCGGCATTGAATTCCCAATGAAGATCGCTGGCGCCGGTGTTGGTGAATTTGAGGGTGGCGAAACTGTAGGTCTTGTCGCCGAACTTGACCTGCCCGTCGCGCTGCGCCGAGCAGGGGAATGGGGCGACGTAGGCTTTCACCTTGCCGGAATTATCCTTGGGATCGCGAAGCCAGATCTCGGAGGTTCCGTCGGAGAGGCCGTTGAGCGAGCCGCCGAGAGCCTCGATGACTTTGAAAATATTGTAGCACTTCAAGGCGACCGATTCATTGGAGTCGACCTGGTCGCGCCGGATCGGACGCAGTTTGCCGTCGACACCGGGAAACGGGAGTGCGGAAATTTCCGCCGTGCCGTCGTAATCAACGAGGTCGACGAGAAAGATGTAGGGCGTGGCCGGAGTGGCGGCGGGCGTGTATTTGAGCACGCTGCGCGTGATGTAGGTCGTATTTGCCGCTTCGAGTGCCGCGGCGGGGATGGGAGGGACTGACATGGTAGTGTATTTGGTTTTTGGTTACGGGTGGATTAGAAGCGCAGCGGCGTGCTGACGCGAAGGTGGTGGGTGACGAGGCCGGCAGGGGCGTCCTCGACGAAGTCGTGGCCGAGGATGCGCCACGGGCACGTCGCGGTGGCGACGAGGTGCTGGTGATTCTCGGCCTCGATGGCGGCGATGGCCTCGGCGAGGGCGTCGAGCGCGGTGTAGGCGGACTCCATGAGGGGATTGTGGATGATCGCGGCCGTGAGCTCCTCGGTGAGCACGGCGGGCGCGGGCTCGTCGTCGCCCAAGCGCTGGCCGCGCGCGGTGGTGATGACCACGCACAGGCCGAGCTTGGCGAGCTCGATATCGAGCTTGCTCTCAATGTTGGCCAGCTCCTCGGTGAGGATGGGCACGCCGGCGAAATACTCATGCGCGGCGATCACGTCGCGGAGCTGGTTTTGGAGCTGGATGAAGGGATTCATGGGAATTAATAATTAAGAATTAAAAATTATGAATTGAGGTCAGCGGCGGAGAAAATTGCGGGAGAGGAAGCCGCGGGCTTCCTGCACGAGTCGGATGAGGACGAACTCGCGCGGGGGAAGCGCGGCCGGATCGCGGCGCACGCGCACGCGGGGCGTGAGCCGCCAGTAGGCGACGAGGCGTTTGCCTTCGCGGCGCACGAGGTAGCCGCCGCCTTTGCCGAAGCGGGAGCGGAAAAAGAAGATGTCGGGAATGGGGTTGTCGCGCGGGTTTTTGCCGGCGACCTCGGGGCGCAGCGGGATGGAGACATTCTTTTTGCCGGCGCGCGGTCCCCAGGTGCCGCCGTAGACGTGCGCGTTGATGGCGCGATCGGCGACCACGACGACGGCCTGCGTGTCGGTGGTCTGCGAGGTGTCGAGCTCGGTGGCGCCGGCGATGCGGCGTTTCCAGAAGTGCGAGCGTGGCCAGCCGCGCGCGTTGGGCGCGCCCTGGTCCTTGGCGCGGAACCAGGCGCGATACTCGTTGCGCCCGGCGCGGCCGAGCGCGAGCATGAGCGGGCGGCGGCGGCCGGGCTGCAGCGCGGCGTGGATGCGCTGGAGCTCGGGGCTCGCGGTGTCGCGGATGACCTGGACGGGGTCGCTCATGGGTTGACTTTCAAGCCTCCACGGGGTTGATTGTGCCCGCGCATCGAGGAGCGTCGCGGACGTAAAGCACCGGGGCTCGCGCAGGCGACCGCATCGGGGCACTCGGTGGCAAGAGGGGGCGGGGTCTTCATGGCCTCGCCCCTCCTGTTTTCACCCAGGTGGTTTTCACGCCCCAGCGCTTGCCCGCGCCGGCGCCGGCGGCGGCCGTGCGGTCGAAGACGATGGTCGTGAGGGTGCCGCCGTAGTCGGCGCGAAATTCGTAGGTGCCGGGCTGGGTGCCGGGCAGGATCTGATCGGGCGAGCGCCAGACCTGCGGGATCAACTGCAGGTCGATGAGGTTGACAGGGCGGTTGGCGGAATCGGCCTCGGCCGCGATGTGGCGGCGCTGGATGTGGCGCAGCTCGTTGGCCGAGAGCCGCAGCTCCGCGCCGGCGAGCTCCGCGGCCTGCGCGGCGACCTGCGGCGAGGCGGTGCCGAGGGAGATGTCCCAGGTGACGGCGGGATCGGCGAGGGCTTTTTCGTAGAGGCCGAGCACGCGCTGGCCCTGCCACGTGATGCGGCCGTCGCGGGCGACGTCGACCTGATCGCCGAAGACATCCCTGAAGCCGTCGAGGAGCGCGGGTGTGGCCTCGGGGACGGCGGCCTCGAGCTTCGCATTAAAATCGGCCTCGATGGAGCGCGGGCGCTCGCCGGGCTTGATGAGGCCGAGCGCCTCGGCCTCGTCGCGGCCGATGTCCTCGACGCCCATGCCGGAGCCGAAATCGAACGGCGGCCAGGGCTTCCCGAAGCGGGAAATTTTTTCCCAGATTGCGTCGGACTTGAGCGCGATCATGCGCCCGCCGTAGAAGCTGCCGCCGGCGTTGGCCCAGATCGAGGCCCAGTCGCGCGGCTCCTCGCGGTCCTCGTGGCGCACGAGCTCCTGCGCGGGATACTCGTCGAGGAGGTCGGGGTCCTGGCCGGTCTGCCAGGCGGCGGCCTCGCGGGCGTCGGCGACGTTGTGCTCGTAGACGAGGCTGAGGCGGCGGTTGCTGGTGATGTCGGTGAGCTCGCCGCTGTCGCCGGGCGCGGCGCCGAGGAGCCGGCGCATGTCGCTGACGAAGTTCGCGCGGTCCATGCGGCCGGCGTCGGCCATGGAGAGGGCGTCGCGGATTTTTTGCTGCGCGGTGGCGACGGTGCGCAGGCTTTCCACCCGCGACATGAAAAACGCGCGCTCCTTGAGGCCGAGGTCCATCTGCGCCCACTGGGCCGACGACAACGCCGAGGCGACCGGAGTGCGGGACTCCAGTTGCGCGACGGCGGCGTCGAGGGGCATGGGCGCGAGGGTGAGCATGGGAGCGTATCCGTTTTATTGATACTTCAAAGTCCGCTGAGCGATTCGCCGGTGAGCGGGCGGCTTGCGGAGGAGATGACCTGCGAGCCGCCGCCGGATTGCACGACCGGGCCGGGCTCGGGATCGTCGGCGATCTCGACCGGCCACTTGCCGGCATTGAGCTGCTCGAGACGTTTCTGGTAGGTGCGCTCATCCTCCTTTTCGGTGTCGTTGAGCGGCATGAGCGCGCGGCCCTTGAGCTTGCGCACCACGGCGAGCACGGCGAGGTCGAGCAGGCTGGCCGGGATCTTGGCCGCGTCGCGATCAACGCGGTATTTCCCGCTGAACGCGATGGCCGCGCGGATCTCGACGACGGTGCGGGTGATCGCGGGGGGAAGCGGATCGGGCTGGCCCTCGGCCAGCACCTTGGTGCGCAGCGGCTCGACGAGCTTCGCGGTGCGCGACTCGTGCAGGTTTTCGAGGGTGATGGGTATCCAGCGGGACATGGGAAAAAGGAGCGCGGGCGCGGGCGCACCCGCGCTCCACGGGATCAGGCGATGGTGCCTTTCTTGAGGCCGAGGGTGGTGGTGATGATGATGTTCGAGTAGTGCTCGACCGAGATGTCGGTGAACTTGTCGTGCTCCTCGACATACACGCGGTGGCGGCCCGCGCCGGTGGGCGTGACGAAACGCTTGATGTTGGAGGGCTCGTCCTTCATCAGGCCGGAGCGAGCGTAGTAGGCGACGACCAGCTTGCCGACGATGTCGGCCTTGGCGTTCGCGCCCGCCTGGTAGACCGCCTCGCTCACGGTGAGCTTTTCGACCATGAGCTTGGCGGCGACCTGATCGGGCGAGAGATCGGCGCGGCGGCCGGCGTGCGGTGTGTTCTGACCTTCGTAGGCATCGGCGCGTGCGTCCCAGCCTTCACCGCCCATGAGCAGCCGGTTGGGGCGGATACCGGACTCGAGCTTGCAAGCGCGCAGGAGCTTGCGGATGTCGGAGTCGGGGTTGGCGGCTTCCGCGCCCCAGTTGAAGGCGGTGTTGTCGGCGGCGGCGAGCAGGCCGGCGACGGCGCGGCGCAGATCATTGCGCGTGAGCCGGCGCAGGAGGAAGCCGGTGTAGCGCTCGCGCCAGTCGGTGCCGAGCACGTCGTCGTGGTCGACGCGGATGGTGAGGCCCTTGTTGAGCGTTTTCGCGAGGGCGGTATCGTTGCCGAAATCGACGCGCTTGAAGGCGGCGCCGATCGCGCGGATGTCGTCGAGCTCGGTGAGGAAGAAGTCGGAATTGATCATCTTCTTGAACTCGACGAGGCGGGGGGACTCGACGGCGGGGGCGACCTGCTCGAGCAGATCGTCGAGGTTTTCGGGATCGTTCCAGCCCACGGTGTAGGCGGTGAGCGGCTCGCTGTAGTTGCGCGAGGCGAAGCGGCTCTCGTTGGAGGCGACAATCACGCCGGAGGCGATGTTGCCGGTGTCGGCACCGAGCGGCGCGGTGAGGAGGAGGGATTCAGTTTTCATGGAGGGAGCGCCGGCGGGAGGCCGGCAGTTTGAGTTGGAAGTTTAAGTTGAGGGCGTGTGACGGTTTGGAATCTGCCTTAGCCGGCGGTGACGACAGTCGGGATGCCGGCGATGGGATCGATCTCGACGAGGTCGCCGGCAGCGGCGGCGGCGGTGAGCGCGCGGCCCACGAGGATGTAGGTGCCGGCGGCGGCGGGGAGCGCCTGCACGCGGCCGGCGGCGGCGGGCACGACATAGCTGCCGGCGGCGATCTCGCCGGCGGCGCGCACGAGGATCGTGGTGTCGCTCGAGCCGAGCAGCGAGACGTTGACGGGATCTTCCGCCGCCTCGGCCTGATCGGTGATCACGCCGATGGGCTTGTCGGCCGCGGCGGCGGGCACGACGTGATTCGCGTCGGCGCCGAACTTGCCAAGCAGGTAGGACTCGCCGATGGCGGCGCCGGCGAACTTGGTGATGCGGCCGGCGTGCGTGCCTTCGGCGATGTTGCAGGCCGTCACGAGGCGGCGATGGCAAAAGCGGAAGGCAAACCAGGCAAACGCGACGATGGCGAAGGCGATGACGGCGAGGACGGCGAGCGCGGCGTTGATGAACGCCGGCGGATAGAAGTGAGAGGCTGCGAGGATATTCATGGTAGGATGAGTTGAGTTTAGGTGGAGGGCGCCCGCCGCGCCCGTTGGCTGTCGGCTTTGGCGTTTGTGATGTGTGGTTTGTTAGTTGGTGGCGGTGGTGAAGAGATCGGGTTTGGCGGCCTTCACGGCGGTGAAGGCGCGGTGATAGTCCTTGCGCGGATCGAGGCCGTTTTCCTTGCAATGCCTGGCCACGGCTTCGTTGATGGCGGTGATGCGTTCGGCGCTGGCGGCGACCTCGGCCTTGCGCTCGCCCAGGCCGGCGACCTTCGACTGCGTGTTGATCGCGGGCTTGAGCTCGGTGAGCCCGGCCTCGATGGCGGCAAAGTCGCTTGCGGCGACGAGCTTGCCGGTCCACTCGGCACGCTGGGCCTCGGTGATGCGGCCGGTGTTGATCGCAATGGTGACGACCTGCCCGGCGCGGGCGGCGCGCTCGCTGGTCGCGGCGGCCTTGGCGGTGTCGCGTTCGTCGCGGAGCGCGGCAGCCTCGTTTTGGGCGATCGTGAGCTGGGTTTTCATGCCGGGCAGGGACGCGGAGGCGGTGACGGCGGCTTGCGCAAACGGCACGGCCTCGTTGATAGCCGCGGCGAATTGCTCGTCCGTGGCGTCGGCGGCGACGGTTTTGCCGAGGGCCGCGAGGAGTTTGATGATGTGTTCTTTGTTCATGGCGGAAAAAGAGTCGGCGGGCTCGTTGAGGCCGATGGAGTTGCCGGGGATATTGGGGGTGTTGGTCAGGCCCATGGAGTAGAGCAGGACCGGGCGGAAGGCTTTGCGGCCTTTGTGCGTGATGGGGCGCATGCCCCAGCGCGGGCTGTGGAAGGCGTAGGGAGCGGCATCGCCGCTCACGAGCGACTTGCCCTCATCGTTAAAGGCCACGAAGCCATACAGGCCGTCGTCGCGCGCCTCCATTTTCTTGACGCGGGCGACGGCGCGCATGGGTGCGCCGGGATTTTTCTGAGCCCAGCGCGGATCGTCGGGGTGCCCGACGTAGTAGGGCGGCCCGCGGAAGAGGCGCTGCGCTTTGCCGAGGATGGAGTTGAAGTCGGCCGTCATCTCCTCCGCAGCGGCACGGTCGAAGACCTGCAGGCCCACCTCGTTGGGAAATTCCCCGTAGGGGGACAGGCGCACCCAGTCCTGATCGGCGGCGGGCGCAACATCGTTAAAAGCGGCAACCGCGGCCACGAGCCTTTCCGGGCCGGTTTCGTTAATCGCGACCACGCGCGCGGCAGGCTTGCAAACCCCCTTGCAATGGCTTGCAAACCCGATGCGCGGGGAAATACGGGCAAGCAGCCGGGGCACCGAAAAGGGAGGCTTATTTTTTGAGCTATTGGTTTTCATGGTTTCAAGGCATTGGCCACCCCTTCCACGGCGGCGGGGGCGAGGACTTTTTCCCAGGCGGCGGCGAGGGCGGGATCGGCGAGCAGGCGCGGCGCGTGCGCGGCGATCGCGGCCTCGAAGGCTTTGAGCGCGGCGGGGGTGTCGGCGTCACCGGCGCGCTCCACGACGGCGAGCGCGTCGAGCAGCGGGGCGAGCGCGGCGCGCTCGGCCCCGGTGAGCAGCGCCAGGGCGCGGGCGTTGTAGAGCGCGTCGGTGGCGCTTTCGTTGATGGCTTCGCGGCGCGCGGCTTCGTCCGCGCCGGGCGGGAAGGACGGGGCCGGAGCGGCGGGCGGGGCGAGCAGTTCGTCCTCCTCGTCGGGCAGCGGGCGCTGGTAGCGCTCGGCGAATTGCTTTTTGGAGATCGGGTGCCCGTTTTGCAGTGCGAACGCATCGACCTTCAGGTCGGTATCGATGTTCTTTTTGTCCGCGCCGCGCACCTGGAAGTAGGCCAGCACGGGCGTATCGGGGCCATACACATACTCGATGACGAGCCGGTCGAGCTTGGTCTGGAGCGACTCGGAGAGCCATTGCGCGTCGTCGGCCTCGAGCGCGGCGGACTCCTCGCCTTGCAGGCTGGCGCCCTGGCCCTGCCCCTGCCCGGCGCTGATGGTGGACAGATCGGCCCCGCGCCAGAGCGCGGCGAGGGCGCGGTCCATGCGCTCGACCAGCTTCGGGTAGGGCAGCTCGCCGGTGGTGGAAAACTCGATGGTCTTGATCTCGCTGGAGCGGTTGCGCACCCACTTGAATTCCTTGGCCGCCTCGGTGACGGCCTGGACGAGCTGTTTCCATTCCTCGCTGCCGGGCTGTGCGTCGGTCACACCCTCGATGCCGGGCATGCCGGCGCGCTCGCTGTAGATGAGCCAGTCGCGCAGCGGCAGGTGCTTGAAGGTCCAGGCGACGGCGCAGGCGATCGACACGCCGAGGCCCTTGGTGACCATCCACGCGCCGCGCTCCATCGCCACGCCGTCGTAGCCGTAGGGCTCCTCGATGAAGCGCATGCGGCCGGTGGTGTTCTCGAAAAACCAGAGCGGCACCTGCCAGAGCGTGGCGGTGTAGCGGCCCTTTGCCGCCGGCTGCCAGACGATGTGGTGTACGGCGTAGCGTTTGCCCTTCGCGTCCATCATCTGCCGGAGCAGGAGCGAGACGCCGCCCTCTTCGTCGAGGTCGAGCGCGTTGGTCACGCTCAGGTGATTATAAAAATGCTCGAGCGTTTCCTTTTGCTTCTCCGCCTGCTCGGCCTGCGCCGCGTCCTCGGTGTCGATGGTGAGGATCTCGTAACCGTGACGGGCGACGGCGGCCTTGGCCTTGGGCACGACGCACATGAGCGTGTCGTCGGTCTCCTCGATCGCATCCATGCTCATCGCGAGGTCGCGCAGCCGGCCGGCGCGGAACTCCTGCAACTGCCGGGTGAGCACGGCCGGGTCGAAATTCGCCA
This genomic stretch from Termitidicoccus mucosus harbors:
- a CDS encoding immunoglobulin domain-containing protein encodes the protein MSVPPIPAAALEAANTTYITRSVLKYTPAATPATPYIFLVDLVDYDGTAEISALPFPGVDGKLRPIRRDQVDSNESVALKCYNIFKVIEALGGSLNGLSDGTSEIWLRDPKDNSGKVKAYVAPFPCSAQRDGQVKFGDKTYSFATLKFTNTGASDLHWEFNADVTAGTTIATQPPASLSVNEGAPLTLTVTTSGSAPTGYQWKKNGVAIAGATAAAYTVAEAAETDAGGYVCEVASASGTLVTTPCVVQVVPA
- a CDS encoding capsid cement protein — encoded protein: MNILAASHFYPPAFINAALAVLAVIAFAIVAFAWFAFRFCHRRLVTACNIAEGTHAGRITKFAGAAIGESYLLGKFGADANHVVPAAAADKPIGVITDQAEAAEDPVNVSLLGSSDTTILVRAAGEIAAGSYVVPAAAGRVQALPAAAGTYILVGRALTAAAAAGDLVEIDPIAGIPTVVTAG
- a CDS encoding phage portal protein family protein, whose product is MSTATPGFNLDIVSAQRRSRFNPLANFDPAVLTRQLQEFRAGRLRDLAMSMDAIEETDDTLMCVVPKAKAAVARHGYEILTIDTEDAAQAEQAEKQKETLEHFYNHLSVTNALDLDEEGGVSLLLRQMMDAKGKRYAVHHIVWQPAAKGRYTATLWQVPLWFFENTTGRMRFIEEPYGYDGVAMERGAWMVTKGLGVSIACAVAWTFKHLPLRDWLIYSERAGMPGIEGVTDAQPGSEEWKQLVQAVTEAAKEFKWVRNRSSEIKTIEFSTTGELPYPKLVERMDRALAALWRGADLSTISAGQGQGQGASLQGEESAALEADDAQWLSESLQTKLDRLVIEYVYGPDTPVLAYFQVRGADKKNIDTDLKVDAFALQNGHPISKKQFAERYQRPLPDEEDELLAPPAAPAPSFPPGADEAARREAINESATDALYNARALALLTGAERAALAPLLDALAVVERAGDADTPAALKAFEAAIAAHAPRLLADPALAAAWEKVLAPAAVEGVANALKP